The DNA segment TCTGGCAGGACAGCCCCCTCGCCGCCCGCCTGCCCAACGCGCTGGCAACAGTGGCGACGGCGCTCATCGTGGCGCGTGCCAGCCGCCGCCCCACCTGGGCGCTTGCCCTCTTCGCCACAACGCCGCTGGTCATCTTCTTTGCCGCCGGGGGGTTCACCGACCCGCTCATGCTTGCGTTCCTGGCGATCGGCTGGCTTGCCTGGCAACGCCATGCCCCCGTAGCGGCGGGGGCGGCATGGGCGGCGGCGCTGCTCACCAAGCCCACCGCGCTCCTGACGCTTCCCTTCTGGCTTTGGCTGGTGAAACAGCGCCCGGCGGACGCACGCCCCGCCCTGCTGACCGCGGGGGGGCTACTCTTGACGGCATGGGCGTGGGACGTCAGCCGTGCCGCGCCGTCGTGGTGGTGGTTGGGGAGAAACGCCTACGGTTCGCTGGGGCGTCCTACCTTCGCAGCAGCCGTTGCCTGGCTGACGCCCGCCCTGCTAGGGGTGGGGGCAACGTGGTGGGCGGTGTTGCCACGCCGCCGGCACCCCCTCACCTGGCTGGTGCTGGCATGGATACCCATGCACATCATGCTGGGCTTTCAACCCTGGGACCGCTATCTGCTCCCGCTTGCGCCGTTGCTGGCATGGCTTGGGGCTGACATCAACACGCGTCGCACGCGCCTGCTCATGCTTGGCGGCAACATTGCGCTGGCGCTGGTGCTTTTGGCGCACCCTACGCCGGGGCTAGCGGGGCGCGATGGGCGTTGGCAGGGCATCGAAACGCTTGCCGCCCGCTTGCCCAACGCCCCCGTCTATCACCGCACGCTGGGGCGTCCGCTGGCGTACTATGCGCCCAATGCTACGCTCATCTGGCTGCCCGACCATGCGTCGCCCCCACCGAACGCATGGTGGGCTGGGCGCGTGGAAGACCCCGAATGCGCCGCGCTCGTCTGGTTTCACCCCCAAAGCCATCTCGCGTTGTGCCGCACACGCAGCACGCAGTAAAAAAGGCGCGGATGTGTTCCGCGCCTTTGGCTGTGCCGCCCCGCCGGCTACTGTTCGCGCTTCATGCGCTCCTGTTCAACCAGCACACGCCGCAAAATCTTCCCCGAAGGCGACTTGGGAATGCTCTCCACAAATTCGACTTCGCGCACCTTCTTGTAGGGTGCAACGTGCTTGGCGACATACGCCATGATTTCCTCAGCGGTCACGTCCGCTTTCTTCACAATGAACGCCTTGGGAATCTCACCCGCTTCTTCATCCGGCACGGGAATCACAGCGGCGTCCGCCACAGCCGGGTGCGAGAGCAACACCGCTTCGAGTTCAGCCGGCGCTACCTGGTAGCCTTTGTACTTGATGAGTTCCTTCACGCGGTCCACCACGTAGAAGTAACCATCCTCATCCACATACGCCACATCGCCCGTGTGCAACCACCCTTCACTGTCAATCGTCTGCGTCGTCGCATCCGGGCGGTTCAAGTAGCCCTTCATCACCTGCGGACCACGCACCCAGAGTTCACCCCGCTCGTTGGGACCCAAATCTTGCCCCGTAGCCGGGTCAACAATGCGGGCTTCTGTGTTCGGCACCAGCGGCCCCACCGACGCCACCTTGATTTTGTCGGGATCATCGGGGTTGACGTGCGTCACGGGGCTGGTTTCAGTCATCCCGTACCCTTGTTTGACCAGGCACCCCAGGCGTTCGCGCACTGCCGTCGCCAATTCTTCACCTAGCGGCGCCGCACCCGAAATAATCATGCGCACCGATGAAAGGTCGTACTTGTCCACCATCGGGTGTTTGGCGAGCGCCAGCAAAATAGGCGGCACCAGGTGCATGCGCGAAATCTTGTACTTCTGAATGAGTTCGAGGAACATCTCCAAATCGAAGCGCGGCATGGTCACCACGGTCGCGCCGTGATAGAGGCTAGCGTTCAAAATGACCATCATCCCGTAAATGTGGTAGAAAGGCAACACCCCAACCAACACATCCGTATCGCGAATAACCTCAATCCCCTCGGTCTGGCAAATGTTGGAGACAAGGTTGTAATGCGTCAGCATCACGCCCTTGGGCAAGCCCGTTGTCCCGCTGGAATAGGGAAGCGCCACCACATCTTCGCGCGGGTTGATCTCCACCTCGGGCACCACGCCATCACCTTGCAACAAACTGGCAAACGGAGTCGCCCCTTCGGCTTCGCCAAACACAAAAATTTCCTCAATGCCGGCTTCCGCCGCCGCTTCTTTGGCGTTTTCGAGGAAGAGAGGAATGGTGAGCAAATACTTCGCATTGGCGTCTTTCAACTGGTGCGCCAACTCCGCCGCCGTGTAGAGTGGGTTTGCCGTGGTGACAATCCCCCCCAACGACGCCACAGCGTGGAACGCAATGGCATATTCAGGCAGGTTGGGGCTGTAAATGGCGAAGACATCGCCTTTGCCAAAACCACGCTTGTGCAAACTGGATGCCACCAAACGAATCGCGCCCGCCAGTTGCCCGTAGGTGAGTGTGCGCCCGGTGGGACCGTCAATCAGCGCCGGTTTGGTCGCCAATTCTTGCGCCTTGCGCAACACAAAGGGGGTCAAAGGCATTTCGGGGATTTGAACATCCGGGTACGGGCTTCGGTAAATCATACGCTGGCCTCCTTTGCCGGATTCAGTTGGACAATCAGGTGTTGGTTGGTCTTCAAGAAAACAGCGGGTTATGTGTGGCGCGCTTATTCTAGCAAGAGACAGGGGGGCGCGTCAATTGTGAAGAATCCGCCGCCAAGGGGTTGCATTTCGCCCCCAAATGGTGTATACTCACATCAGAACACATGTTCTACAATTGTGAAGGGGCATTGAAAAAAGTTTTCCGGCAACTGATACCTGACGTATAATCACGCCAGCACCACAACCAAGCCCAGAGGAGTTGTCCTGTGCCGCGTATTCTGCACTTTTCCGACTTGCACATTGGGACTGAAAACTACGGACGCATCAACCCTGAAACGGGTTTGAGCACGCGCCTGGAAGATTTTTTGCGGGCGTTCGACTTTGTGGTGGACTATGCGCTTGAAAACGACGTTGACCTGGTGCTCTTCACGGGCGACGCCTTCAAGAACCGCGACCCATCGCCCACCCACCAGCGCGAATTTGCCCGCCGTATCCGCCGCCTCATCGAAGCCGACAAACCCGTCTTCTTGCTGGTGGGCAACCACGACATGCCAAACTCACCCACGCGCGCCCACAGTCTGGACATCTACGCCACACTCGGGCTCGACCGCGTCCACGTCGGCGACCGCCCGAACATTCACCGCATCAATACTGCCCACGGTCCCGTGCAGGTGGCGGCGCTCCCCTGGCTGACGCGCAGTCGTTTTCTCGCCAAAGAAGAGACGCAGGGGCTCAGCCCCGAAGAAATTGACCACCTCATCCGCGACCGCCTGGAACAGTTGGTGTACAAACTCGCCGAGCGCATCAATCCCGACGAGCCCGCCATCCTCGCCGCCCACCTGACTGTCGAAGGCGCGGAGTGGGGCGCGGAACGCAGCGTCATGCTGGGGAGCGACCTCACCATCCCCAAATCGGTGCTCGCGCAAGAGGTGTTCGACTACATCGCCCTGGGGCACATTCACAAGCACCAGGTCGTCTCGCATCGTCCGCTCATGGTGTATGCGGGCAGTATCGAACGCATTGACTTCGGCGAGCGCAACGATCCCAAAGGCTTCGTCGTGGTGGACATCGAACGCGGCAAGCCGCCCGCCTGGCAATTCGTCGAAACACCCACCCGCCGCCTCTACGAAATCACGCTGGACGTGCGCGCCGAACCCGACCCCATGCACGCCATCCAATCGGCGCTGGAAACCCACGACATCGCCGACGCAATCGTCAAAGTGGTCATCCACTGCACGCCCGAACAAGCCAGCCTGCTCACCGAACGCGAAATCCGCACCTGGCTGAGCGACGCCGCCCACATCGCCGCCCTGCGCTTTGAAACCGAACGCCCCAACCGCCTGCGGTTGGGCGACGCCGCGACCATCGCCGACCTGGACCCGCGCGACGCCTTGCGACGCTACTTTGAAGCCCAAAAATACCCGCGCGATGAGAGCGAGCGACTGCTCCACTACGCCGAAGAACTGTTCCAAGAGGAAGAAGCCTGACGCGCCGCCAAGGGGGGGCATGGCATGAGTCGCATTTTCGACCTGGAAACTGTCGAACTGAGCATCATCGAGGGCGACCGTCGTTCCACACCGCCCGAAATGGGGCGTCTCGACATTGACGAAGAGACGACGCTCTTTGTCCTTGTCGAACTTTCCGCCCCCGTGGAACTGTGGGACGACGTTTCCGCCTTGCTTGTGCAAACAGCGGTGCAAGGCTTCTCGCTGGCAAAAGGGGGCGAAACCCGCGCCCTGCAAAAAGCCGCCGAAGACGCAAACCGCGCCCTCGTGTACGAAAACGAAGACCTTCCCCCCGAAGACCGCATGTGGGCGGGCTTGAACATGGCGCTCGTCAAAGGTGATACCCTCTACCTCGCCCAATCTGGTCCGGCGCTGACTTACGTCGCCCGCGGTGCCAAAACAACGCACTTCCCCAAAACCACCGACCCGGACCGCGTCAACGACGCCGACCGCGAGACATTGCGCCCACTGGGAGAACAACGCCGCGTGCAAGTGCGCTTTGCCCGTTTCCACCTGCAACCCGGCGACGTTTTCGTGCTGAGCGCCTCGCACTTGCCTTCACTCATCGAACACGAAACCGTCCGCGAGATTCTGCAACAAACCGACGCCTACGACATCGCCGATGACATCGCCGACATGGTGGGCGAAAACGACTACTCGGCGCTCATCGTGCAGGTGCAGCCCCGCACGGAACCGACGCCGTCCACATCAACGCGGACGCCCACGCCGCGCCAGCACACACCGGCGCCAGAGCCAACGCCCGCCACCACCGTGGTCGAAGAACCAACGCCCGCCGCCACGCGCCAAACCACCACGCACGCCCACCGCGCGGCAACCGCCATGCCCAAACCGCGCCCACGTCCACGCCCCAACCTGGACGACAACGCCGACGCGCCCCCCACACGCGACCACGCGCCGCTGCTTCCGCGCCCCACCCACGGCTTGCTTGAACGCCTGCTGGCGCAGGTGGACACCTGGGGGCGGCGCACCATCCACCTGGCGGACGTTGCCCGCACCGAAGCCTTTGCCACCGAGCGTGTGGCGCGCCTTTTCTACCTGTTTGGGGCGTTTCTGCTCATGTTGCTGGCGCTCATCCTGCACGCGCTCGAATGGCTGCTGGCGCTCTACGCCTCTCTCGTGCCGCCACTTTGGCAGCGTCTCGTGCCCATTCTGGACGCCGCGGCGCTCGCCCTGCTCGACGGCATGGGCTGGCTCTGGTATCAAATCACCAGCACCGCCCGCAATGTCTTGCCGGGCGTCAAACCCGCCCCGCCCCGCCAACGCCGTTCAACCACCCAACCACCCGACCACCAAGGGCGACACTTCTACCCCATCGCCTCGGTCGTGGTGCCCATTCTGCTCATCATGGCGGCGGTGCTCTTGTTCTGGCGCAGTGGGGCGGTCAACTCGCAAGCCTGGCAAGAAATCCTGACCGCCGCCGACACGCAAATCGCGCTCGCCGAACAACTCGACCTGGCGGGCGACCGTGAAGGCGCACAACAAGCCATCTTGCAAGCCCGCGTGGCGTTGGACGAAGCCGCCGACATGCGCCCCGACGCCAAAGAAGTCGCCCTGCTGGAAGCCCGCCTTGCGCAAATTGAAGGGCGTGTCTTGCGGATTGTGCATGTCGAACCGCAAGCCTTGGCGACCTTTGGCGCGTCGGTTGTCCCCGGCGAGTTGGTGGTACGTGGTTCGGCGGTCTACGTCCTCGACCGTGCCGAAGGGCGCATCTGGTGGTTTGACGCCACCCAACCGCCCACCGAACCGCTCGACCGCCTCTCCCCCGTGCTCGCGCCTAACGGCACAACCGTGCGCCAGCCCCTGCGCCTGATGACCTGGATGCCGACGGGCGGCACACGCACCACCGAAGCCTTGCTGGCGCTGGGCGGAGCCGAACTGTACGAATACCTGCCCTCCGGGCTGGTGCGCTTCGTGCCCTCCTACATCCCGGCGGAAGCCGAGATTGTCTCGCTGGGGCACTACCAGGGCAACCTCTACTTGCTGGACAGCACCGCGCGGCAAGTCTGGAAATACGTTCCCGACAACGTCGGGACGTACACCACGCCCCCCACCGAATGGGTGCAACCCGACGCCCAAGCGGAGTTGACCGCGCCCGTGGACTTCGCCATTGACGGCGACATCTACTTCCTCGAAGCCGACGGCGGCGTCGTCAAAATGACGGCGGGGCAGGTACGCCCCTTCACGCTGGAACCCGTTTCGCCTCCCATCGAAGCGCCTGTGGCGCTCTTCACCGATGAACTCGCGCCCGACCGCCCCATGTTCTACCTCTACATCGCCACACAAGACCGCGTGCTGGTTTTCGACAAGCAAGGCGCGCTCTTTGCCCAATACACCAACGCCGCCGACTGGGGCGCCATCACCGACGTTGCCGCCGACGAAACCAGCGGGCTCATCTATGTGCTCACCACGCGCGGCGTCTATGCGTTCCCACTCCGCGCCCCCTAAAACAGTCTCTCAACCTGGTTTGTCAAAAGCATACTTTTCTTCAGACTGTACGATGATCGCGGCACACCGCGTCAAATGCACGTCTGTCAACCAACGCAAAGGGAGCAGTCAATGAGCGTGCCAGCCACGGAATTCATCAGCCGCCGCCCCGACCCCGCCGCAATCGTCATCTTTGGCGCGTCGGGCGACCTGACACGCCGCAAACTCATGCCCGCGCTGTATGCGCTCTACACACACGGGCTTTTGCCCCAACGTTTCGCCATCCTCGGCTTTTCGCGCCGCGATTGGAGCGATGATGATTTTCGCACCACCATGCGCGACGCCGTAGCCGAGTTTGGGCGTGTCCCGCTCGACACCACGCAATGGGATGAATTCGCCGCGCGGCTCTTCTACCTGGACGCGCAAGGGTACGACCACCTGGAAGATTACCAACGCCTGCGCGACCGCCTCAACACGCTTGATGAAACAGAGGGCACCGACGGCAACCGCCTCTTCTACGCCGCAACCCCGCCGCAAGCCTTTGTGCCCATCGTCGAATCGCTGGGTGCGGTAGGGTTGAACCAGCCGCCGCGCGAAGGGGCGTGGGTGCGCCTTGTCATCGAAAAACCCTTCGGCACCGACCTCGCCAGCGCCCGCGCCCTCAACGCCCGCATTCAGCACGTCTTTGACGAATCGCAGATTTACCGCATTGACCACTACCTGGGCAAAGAAGCCGTCCAGAACCTGCTGGCGTTCCGGTTCGCCAACAGCCTGTTTGAACCCATCTGGAACCGCAACCACATCGAACAGGTGCAAATCACCGTCGCCGAGTCCATCGGCGTTGAAAACCGTGCCGGCTACTACGACCGCGTGGGCGCCTTGCGCGACATGGTGCAAAACCACCTCATGCAACTGGTCACGTTGATTGCCATGGAGCCCCCCGCCTCATTCGACGCCGAAGCCGTGCGCAACGAGAAAGTCAAAGTCCTGCGCGCCATTCGCCCATTCGATGAAAACGCCATCCGCACGCGGATTGTGCGCGGGCAGTATGGTCCCGGTGTGGTGAACGAAAAGCCGGTGCGCGGCTACCGCGAAGAAGAAGGCGTCGCGCCCGACAGCACCACGGAGACCTACGTTGCGCTCCAACTTGAAATTGAAAACTGGCGTTGGGCGGGCATTCCGTTCTACCTGCGCACCGGCAAACGCCTCCCGCGCAAAGTCTCCGAAATCGCCGTCATCTTTCGCCGCCCGCCGTTGCTCATTTTCGACGACCAGCGCCGCCGCAAAATGGAACAAAACGTGCTCTATCTCCAAATCCAGCCCCACGAAGGGCTTTCGCTCAGCGTCAACATCAAAATTCCCGGCGCCACCATGCGGCTGGAACCGGTGATGATGGACTTCTGCTACCACGGCAGTTTTGAATTCGCCATTCCCGAAGCCTACGAACGCCTGCTCCTGGACGCCTGGCTGGGCGACGCCACGCTTTTCATCCGCGCCGATGAAACCGAAGCGTCGTGGGCGCTCTTCACACCGGTGCTGGAAGCGTGGCAACGCATGCCCCCGCCCGACTTCCCGAACTACGCCGCAGGCACATGGGGACCGCCTGAAGCGGATGAATTGCTGGCGCGCAACGGCCACGCGTGGAAACTGATGCTCTTGTGAGGAAAACGCATGGGGACACAACAAATCCTGGTCGCCGACAACTGGACCACAACCGCCGCCCAAACCATCGTGCGCCTGCTCACCGACGCCATAGCCGCTCGCGGCGTCTGTTCGCTGGCGTTGGCGGGCGGCTCCACACCGCGCGAAGTCTACCGCCTGCTCGCCACCCCCACCTGGCGCGACCGTCTCGACTGGTCGCGCGTGCATGTTTTTTGGGGCGATGAGCGCACCGTTCCACCCGACCACCCCGACAGCAACTACCGCATGGCGCACGAAGCCCTGCTGGCGCACGTGCCCATCCCGCCCGAAAACATCCACCGCATGGCGGGCGAGCAGCCCCCGGACGTTGCCGCCGCCGCCTACGCCGAAGAGTTGCGCGCCCACTTCGGGCTTCCATTCGGCGCATGGCCCCGCTTCGACCTCATCTTGCTCGGCATGGGCGATGACGGGCACACCGCCTCACTCTTCCCACACACCGACGCCCTCTGTGATTGGGAACATCTGACGCACGCGCTCTTTGTCCCGAAACTGAACACCTGGCGGCTCACGCTCACCGTCCCCACCATCAACCACGCCCGCCATGTGCTCTTTCTCGTGCGGGGCGCACCCAAAGCCGCCACCGTCGCCCGCGTGCTGGAAGGCGTGTTTGCGCCCAAAACCTTTCCCGCTATGCTCATCCACCCGCGCGACGGCACCCTGACCTGGCTCCTCGACCGGGATGCCGCGCACCAACTCACGCACACACAACCTGAATACGTGGAGTGAAAACGCCATGGAAACACCAACACAACCACTCACGTGGGCGGATTTTCAGGCTGAACGCCAACGCCGCGGCATACCGTTCATCGTCGCGCACCGTGGGGCGTCGGCGCTGGAACCGGAAAACACCCTCGCCGCCTTTTCGCGCGCGCTGGCAGACGGCGCAGACGCCATCGAAACCGACTTGCGCTTTTCAGCCGACGATGAAATCGTGCTTCACCACGACGAAACGCTCGACCGCACCACCGCG comes from the Ardenticatena maritima genome and includes:
- a CDS encoding NHL repeat-containing protein — protein: MSRIFDLETVELSIIEGDRRSTPPEMGRLDIDEETTLFVLVELSAPVELWDDVSALLVQTAVQGFSLAKGGETRALQKAAEDANRALVYENEDLPPEDRMWAGLNMALVKGDTLYLAQSGPALTYVARGAKTTHFPKTTDPDRVNDADRETLRPLGEQRRVQVRFARFHLQPGDVFVLSASHLPSLIEHETVREILQQTDAYDIADDIADMVGENDYSALIVQVQPRTEPTPSTSTRTPTPRQHTPAPEPTPATTVVEEPTPAATRQTTTHAHRAATAMPKPRPRPRPNLDDNADAPPTRDHAPLLPRPTHGLLERLLAQVDTWGRRTIHLADVARTEAFATERVARLFYLFGAFLLMLLALILHALEWLLALYASLVPPLWQRLVPILDAAALALLDGMGWLWYQITSTARNVLPGVKPAPPRQRRSTTQPPDHQGRHFYPIASVVVPILLIMAAVLLFWRSGAVNSQAWQEILTAADTQIALAEQLDLAGDREGAQQAILQARVALDEAADMRPDAKEVALLEARLAQIEGRVLRIVHVEPQALATFGASVVPGELVVRGSAVYVLDRAEGRIWWFDATQPPTEPLDRLSPVLAPNGTTVRQPLRLMTWMPTGGTRTTEALLALGGAELYEYLPSGLVRFVPSYIPAEAEIVSLGHYQGNLYLLDSTARQVWKYVPDNVGTYTTPPTEWVQPDAQAELTAPVDFAIDGDIYFLEADGGVVKMTAGQVRPFTLEPVSPPIEAPVALFTDELAPDRPMFYLYIATQDRVLVFDKQGALFAQYTNAADWGAITDVAADETSGLIYVLTTRGVYAFPLRAP
- a CDS encoding metallophosphoesterase family protein, coding for MPRILHFSDLHIGTENYGRINPETGLSTRLEDFLRAFDFVVDYALENDVDLVLFTGDAFKNRDPSPTHQREFARRIRRLIEADKPVFLLVGNHDMPNSPTRAHSLDIYATLGLDRVHVGDRPNIHRINTAHGPVQVAALPWLTRSRFLAKEETQGLSPEEIDHLIRDRLEQLVYKLAERINPDEPAILAAHLTVEGAEWGAERSVMLGSDLTIPKSVLAQEVFDYIALGHIHKHQVVSHRPLMVYAGSIERIDFGERNDPKGFVVVDIERGKPPAWQFVETPTRRLYEITLDVRAEPDPMHAIQSALETHDIADAIVKVVIHCTPEQASLLTEREIRTWLSDAAHIAALRFETERPNRLRLGDAATIADLDPRDALRRYFEAQKYPRDESERLLHYAEELFQEEEA
- the zwf gene encoding glucose-6-phosphate dehydrogenase; this encodes MSVPATEFISRRPDPAAIVIFGASGDLTRRKLMPALYALYTHGLLPQRFAILGFSRRDWSDDDFRTTMRDAVAEFGRVPLDTTQWDEFAARLFYLDAQGYDHLEDYQRLRDRLNTLDETEGTDGNRLFYAATPPQAFVPIVESLGAVGLNQPPREGAWVRLVIEKPFGTDLASARALNARIQHVFDESQIYRIDHYLGKEAVQNLLAFRFANSLFEPIWNRNHIEQVQITVAESIGVENRAGYYDRVGALRDMVQNHLMQLVTLIAMEPPASFDAEAVRNEKVKVLRAIRPFDENAIRTRIVRGQYGPGVVNEKPVRGYREEEGVAPDSTTETYVALQLEIENWRWAGIPFYLRTGKRLPRKVSEIAVIFRRPPLLIFDDQRRRKMEQNVLYLQIQPHEGLSLSVNIKIPGATMRLEPVMMDFCYHGSFEFAIPEAYERLLLDAWLGDATLFIRADETEASWALFTPVLEAWQRMPPPDFPNYAAGTWGPPEADELLARNGHAWKLMLL
- the pgl gene encoding 6-phosphogluconolactonase, producing MGTQQILVADNWTTTAAQTIVRLLTDAIAARGVCSLALAGGSTPREVYRLLATPTWRDRLDWSRVHVFWGDERTVPPDHPDSNYRMAHEALLAHVPIPPENIHRMAGEQPPDVAAAAYAEELRAHFGLPFGAWPRFDLILLGMGDDGHTASLFPHTDALCDWEHLTHALFVPKLNTWRLTLTVPTINHARHVLFLVRGAPKAATVARVLEGVFAPKTFPAMLIHPRDGTLTWLLDRDAAHQLTHTQPEYVE
- a CDS encoding ArnT family glycosyltransferase; translation: MRHRGRAAAFGWLLGAVVWLLLLHPAPLHEDEAIYAVWTRALFTDPLLTQTPVDKPPLFFYAQLPFLLWQDSPLAARLPNALATVATALIVARASRRPTWALALFATTPLVIFFAAGGFTDPLMLAFLAIGWLAWQRHAPVAAGAAWAAALLTKPTALLTLPFWLWLVKQRPADARPALLTAGGLLLTAWAWDVSRAAPSWWWLGRNAYGSLGRPTFAAAVAWLTPALLGVGATWWAVLPRRRHPLTWLVLAWIPMHIMLGFQPWDRYLLPLAPLLAWLGADINTRRTRLLMLGGNIALALVLLAHPTPGLAGRDGRWQGIETLAARLPNAPVYHRTLGRPLAYYAPNATLIWLPDHASPPPNAWWAGRVEDPECAALVWFHPQSHLALCRTRSTQ
- a CDS encoding 4-coumarate--CoA ligase family protein, coding for MIYRSPYPDVQIPEMPLTPFVLRKAQELATKPALIDGPTGRTLTYGQLAGAIRLVASSLHKRGFGKGDVFAIYSPNLPEYAIAFHAVASLGGIVTTANPLYTAAELAHQLKDANAKYLLTIPLFLENAKEAAAEAGIEEIFVFGEAEGATPFASLLQGDGVVPEVEINPREDVVALPYSSGTTGLPKGVMLTHYNLVSNICQTEGIEVIRDTDVLVGVLPFYHIYGMMVILNASLYHGATVVTMPRFDLEMFLELIQKYKISRMHLVPPILLALAKHPMVDKYDLSSVRMIISGAAPLGEELATAVRERLGCLVKQGYGMTETSPVTHVNPDDPDKIKVASVGPLVPNTEARIVDPATGQDLGPNERGELWVRGPQVMKGYLNRPDATTQTIDSEGWLHTGDVAYVDEDGYFYVVDRVKELIKYKGYQVAPAELEAVLLSHPAVADAAVIPVPDEEAGEIPKAFIVKKADVTAEEIMAYVAKHVAPYKKVREVEFVESIPKSPSGKILRRVLVEQERMKREQ